Proteins found in one Aquibium microcysteis genomic segment:
- a CDS encoding type II and III secretion system protein family protein, protein MTSPEGNTHRVGARGRALPRLAACALAATVSAGVLLAAAATVPAEARDASVRSTAGAQRVKLGLNKSLVIDLPQDAYDILVANPSVADAVTRTARRIYLFGKQVGETNIFVFGANGEQIANLDLAIERDVAGLEEYLERFVPNSDIKVELLNDNVVLSGTVETPLDAARAVQLARAFVTGGEATTGQYSQTAAAPTDGGGVDINNPDSERQTSAIINLLKIIGEDQVTLKVTVAEVSRIVMKQLGVNMITSGTSNGISWNTLTDGISGLGKQMSGAQLGVGAALGSTTLRSYLNAMEQAGVMKTLAEPTLTAISGEKATFKVGGEFNLVTGQSTDKSTGAITYETEKIEYGIGLEFQPTVLSPGRISLKIRTSVSEPTTEGSVALSSGGTTNGTNMLSIRKRLADTTVELPSGGSMMIAGLVRDDIRQASSGIPGLAKLPVLGTLFRSRDFVRNESELVIIVTPYLARPVARQQLARPDDNFNAPSDGAGIFLGRVNRVYGTMQTDKPNGRYHGVVGFIYK, encoded by the coding sequence ATGACGTCGCCTGAAGGGAACACGCACCGTGTCGGCGCCAGGGGCCGCGCCCTGCCTCGCCTCGCAGCATGCGCCCTGGCGGCGACCGTGTCGGCAGGCGTCCTCCTTGCCGCCGCCGCAACCGTCCCGGCGGAAGCCCGCGACGCGAGCGTCCGCTCCACGGCCGGTGCTCAGCGGGTGAAGCTCGGCCTCAACAAGTCGCTGGTCATCGACCTGCCGCAGGACGCCTACGACATCCTCGTCGCCAACCCGTCGGTCGCCGATGCGGTGACCCGCACCGCGCGTCGGATCTATCTCTTCGGCAAACAGGTCGGCGAGACCAACATCTTCGTCTTCGGCGCCAATGGCGAGCAGATCGCCAATCTGGATCTCGCCATCGAACGCGACGTGGCAGGCCTGGAGGAGTATCTCGAACGTTTCGTCCCCAACTCCGACATCAAGGTCGAGCTTCTCAACGACAACGTCGTTCTGTCGGGAACCGTCGAGACGCCGCTCGACGCCGCCCGCGCGGTGCAGCTGGCCAGGGCCTTCGTCACCGGCGGCGAGGCGACCACGGGACAGTACTCGCAGACCGCTGCCGCGCCCACCGATGGCGGCGGCGTCGACATCAACAACCCCGATTCCGAGCGCCAGACCAGCGCCATCATCAACCTGCTGAAGATCATCGGCGAGGATCAGGTGACGCTCAAGGTCACCGTGGCCGAGGTCAGCCGCATCGTGATGAAGCAGCTCGGCGTCAACATGATCACGTCGGGCACCTCCAACGGGATCTCGTGGAACACGCTCACGGACGGGATCTCCGGGCTCGGCAAGCAGATGTCGGGCGCCCAGCTCGGCGTCGGAGCCGCACTCGGCTCCACGACCCTCAGGTCCTACCTCAACGCCATGGAACAGGCCGGTGTCATGAAGACGCTCGCCGAACCGACGCTGACGGCGATTTCCGGCGAGAAGGCTACGTTCAAGGTCGGTGGCGAATTCAACCTCGTCACCGGCCAGTCCACCGACAAGAGCACCGGTGCGATCACCTACGAGACGGAGAAGATCGAATACGGCATCGGGCTCGAATTCCAGCCGACCGTCCTTTCGCCCGGCCGCATCAGCCTGAAGATCCGAACGTCCGTCTCGGAGCCGACGACCGAAGGATCCGTCGCGCTGAGTTCGGGCGGAACGACCAACGGCACCAACATGCTCTCGATCCGCAAGCGTCTGGCCGATACCACCGTCGAGCTGCCCTCCGGGGGCTCGATGATGATCGCCGGCCTCGTGCGTGACGACATCCGCCAGGCGTCCTCGGGCATTCCCGGCCTGGCGAAGCTTCCGGTGCTGGGCACGCTGTTCCGCAGCCGCGATTTCGTGCGCAACGAGTCCGAACTCGTGATCATCGTCACGCCCTACCTCGCGCGGCCGGTGGCCCGCCAGCAGCTGGCGCGTCCGGACGACAATTTCAACGCGCCCAGCGACGGTGCGGGAATCTTCCTCGGCCGCGTCAACCGCGTCTACGGCACCATGCAAACCGACAAGCCGAACGGCCGTTATCACGGCGTCGTCGGCTTCATCTACAAGTGA
- a CDS encoding CpaD family pilus assembly protein: MRSALYRDNAGSARCGTAVRAFLLAAAAAAVLTGCARRDSITVGSVPDDYRTNHPIVIAEQEEKIDLPVGVGDNAMSRIQRTALNGYLADYDERAGAPITILYPSGSANAVAAGLVATDISHYLHGRGIPAGRVVSMPYEAGAPEASPPIRVSYRRMKASTGPCGRWPADIANTVDNKHYANFGCAYQNNLAAQMANPADLLGPRAPGDIDAENRGDALDDYKARNVSGSFRQTSEVNY, encoded by the coding sequence ATGCGCAGCGCCCTGTACCGTGACAATGCCGGTTCTGCTCGGTGCGGCACCGCCGTCCGCGCGTTCCTCCTCGCTGCCGCGGCAGCAGCCGTGTTGACCGGCTGCGCCCGGCGCGACTCCATCACGGTCGGCTCCGTGCCGGACGACTACCGAACCAATCACCCCATCGTCATCGCGGAGCAGGAAGAGAAAATCGACCTGCCGGTGGGGGTCGGCGACAACGCCATGTCGCGGATCCAGCGCACCGCGCTCAACGGATACCTGGCGGACTACGACGAGAGAGCGGGCGCGCCGATCACGATCCTCTATCCGTCGGGCAGCGCGAACGCCGTTGCCGCCGGACTGGTTGCAACGGACATTTCCCACTATCTGCACGGCCGCGGCATCCCCGCAGGACGCGTCGTCTCCATGCCCTACGAGGCCGGTGCGCCGGAAGCGAGCCCGCCGATCCGCGTATCCTACAGGCGGATGAAGGCCAGCACAGGTCCGTGCGGACGCTGGCCCGCCGACATCGCGAATACCGTCGACAACAAGCACTACGCCAATTTCGGCTGTGCCTACCAGAACAACCTCGCAGCCCAGATGGCCAATCCGGCCGATCTGCTCGGCCCTCGTGCGCCCGGCGACATCGACGCCGAGAACAGGGGCGACGCGCTCGACGACTACAAGGCCCGCAACGTCTCCGGGAGCTTCCGGCAGACCTCCGAAGTCAACTACTGA
- a CDS encoding AAA family ATPase has translation MSNLAYNSEPIGGSGATAEEIAQLNALRPIPRISIHAFCETESVAKPIERAAEDRRMSKAHVRVAMGGLDGALAYYATSPTPNLIILESRAEPKELLQSLERLAEVCDPSTKVVIVGHYNDVWLYRELLRFGISEYVVAPVSLADIIGNISQIFVNPESEPLGRTIAFVGAKGGVGSSTIAHNVAWTMSSTFSSEVVVADLDLPFGTANMNFDQDPAQGIAEAVFSPERIDEVYLDRLLAQCAEHLSLLAAPSTLDRVYDFDPDAFAQIIDTAQRSAPLLVLDVPHVWNGWTRNTLVEADEVIITATPELANLRNTKNLVDTLRKLRPNDKLPHLIINQAGVPKRPEISPNDFTEPLGLTPLAIIPFEPQFFGNAANNGRMLAEMDAQHAVVKSISEIAHVITGRTAIKQRAKPGLTGILEKLRAKKK, from the coding sequence ATGAGCAATCTAGCCTACAACTCGGAGCCGATCGGCGGCAGCGGAGCCACCGCCGAGGAAATCGCGCAGCTGAACGCTCTGCGCCCGATTCCCCGGATCTCGATCCATGCCTTCTGCGAGACGGAAAGCGTCGCCAAGCCGATCGAGCGCGCCGCGGAAGACCGTCGCATGTCGAAGGCGCACGTTCGCGTCGCCATGGGCGGGCTCGACGGCGCGCTCGCCTACTATGCGACGTCGCCGACGCCGAACCTGATCATCCTGGAATCGCGAGCGGAGCCGAAGGAACTCCTGCAGTCGCTCGAGCGGCTGGCCGAGGTCTGCGACCCCTCGACGAAGGTGGTGATCGTTGGACACTACAACGACGTCTGGCTGTATCGCGAGCTTCTGCGGTTCGGCATCTCGGAATACGTCGTCGCACCTGTCTCGCTCGCCGACATCATCGGCAACATCTCGCAGATCTTCGTCAATCCGGAATCCGAGCCGCTCGGCAGGACGATCGCCTTCGTCGGCGCCAAGGGCGGCGTCGGTTCCTCGACGATCGCCCACAATGTCGCCTGGACGATGTCGAGCACCTTCAGTTCCGAGGTGGTGGTGGCCGACCTCGATCTGCCTTTCGGCACCGCCAACATGAATTTCGACCAGGATCCGGCACAGGGCATCGCCGAGGCCGTGTTCTCGCCCGAGCGGATCGACGAGGTCTATCTCGACCGACTGCTGGCGCAGTGCGCCGAACACCTGTCGCTCCTGGCGGCGCCGTCGACCCTCGACCGCGTCTACGACTTCGATCCGGATGCCTTCGCGCAGATCATCGACACGGCGCAGCGCAGCGCGCCGCTGCTCGTGCTCGACGTCCCCCACGTCTGGAACGGCTGGACCCGCAACACGCTGGTCGAGGCCGACGAGGTGATCATCACGGCCACGCCCGAGCTCGCCAACCTGCGCAACACCAAGAATCTGGTCGACACGCTGCGCAAGCTTCGCCCGAACGACAAGCTGCCGCATCTGATCATCAACCAGGCCGGCGTGCCGAAGCGCCCGGAAATCTCGCCCAACGACTTCACCGAACCGCTCGGCCTTACGCCGCTCGCGATCATCCCGTTCGAGCCGCAGTTCTTCGGGAACGCCGCCAACAACGGGCGCATGCTGGCGGAGATGGACGCGCAGCATGCGGTGGTGAAGTCGATCTCGGAGATCGCGCACGTCATCACCGGCCGCACGGCGATCAAGCAGCGGGCCAAGCCCGGCCTGACCGGTATCCTGGAAAAGCTCAGGGCGAAG